AATACAGGCCTTAGGTTGCACACGTCAACACAGCTTAACTTCCTAACATACACATCAACACTACCATCTTGTGTCCCAGCCAGTGCCATGTCCATGACATGGTCATCATTTTCCATGGGAATTAATTCTTCAGTATACATGCCAGCCCGCCTCCAATAATACATTAACAATCCCTCAACCTTCAATTCAAGTAACCACTTATCTAGACTATTTAATCCTATATCCTCAATATGAAATTTTCTAACAGCCACATCCTCATTAAAATAACCAAAGTCTTCAAACTGTCCATTGTAGTTCAGAATAATTTCAAAGACCTCAAAAAGACAATCTTCAGTAGAAGCTGCTCAAAccaacaaataaacaaataaacaaagactaatttttaattaatgaaccagtgaaaaccaaatcaaaacaacAGGCAATGACGAACAAGAAATAAAATaccaataaaattcaaaaaaaatcaccaacgaACCAAACACAACTCAAAAAAAATTTCTTCCGGCGAAAAAACACACACATACCTTTTCGTTTCTTCCCTTTTCTATCTTCTTTtcccatttttttcatttctgtgGATCCCATTTTCTGTTAAAGAACAGAGACCTCGAAAAATATTTAGACAAGAAAGGGCCACAAGCAAACGAAGAAAAACGAAGAACTGAATAGGGGCGAAATAACACACAAGATGgaagagaagaagatgaagacgaTGGACGGCGATAAGAGTGCAGGAGTAGTAGACCTAGGGCAAGGAACGAAAAAAAAAGGAACAAGACGAAGACAggatgaaatatttgaaaatatgaCAATTAAAGGGAATGAGGGGGAAGAAGAgggaaaagttaaaaatgttagagagagaaagtgatTTTTAACCGAGCGGTaaaaacgattttttttttttgaaaaaagtcaacCAACACAACCTTACACAGCCTTACACATTCTTACACATGTCTGACATGCATGCAGAGTGACTTGCAGAGCCGTCAGTGAATATAtcgtgccacgtcatcattttgCCAAAATATCGGCGAGAAATGGGCTCAGGGGGTTTACGTGCAGCCGTCACAAAGaatagggggtttactgatcgttttttttatcagggggtttatcgtaaggtacccctaaagtcagggtccgtgggtgattattagccggaCATTTCATAAAATGAATGTTAGTTAACATTAGCTGATAATTATAAATAAGATACAATAAAGTAGTAGCATtacttgaaaattaatttaatgctATAACTAGTATTAGGAGTTGATTATGATATCAACTCCTAACTGTTTTCTATCTGTATATCCCTGTTTGTAAAAGTCCAAATGAACCAAATATGTTACGATTTCAGCAATTTTTAGGTAATACAGCACACCGCTgtcttcttttaaaaatatattaatattaaaaacctTGCAAGCAACAGCTATTTGTAAAAGATGTCTAAACATTGTAACTCGTTGTACTAGTTCAGGTTCAAATGTATTATCGCGTAAAACATATTTCTCTACATATTATGAACCTGATCTAGTTATCAAACTCCTTATTTCAAGTATTTAATATCATAGTCCACAACCTAGTGATTTAATTTAAGTGGAAATAAATGGTTGAATTCAAAAGTTACAGCA
This window of the Mercurialis annua linkage group LG5, ddMerAnnu1.2, whole genome shotgun sequence genome carries:
- the LOC126681521 gene encoding uncharacterized protein LOC126681521, producing the protein MGSTEMKKMGKEDRKGKKRKASTEDCLFEVFEIILNYNGQFEDFGYFNEDVAVRKFHIEDIGLNSLDKWLLELKVEGLLMYYWRRAGMYTEELIPMENDDHVMDMALAGTQDGSVDVYVRKLSCVDVCNLRPVFGHTLFELKELEDGDDALELQGVGEAEPVGVLQIEGPVEAVEVLQIEGPGEPVEVLHIEGQKEGEPLDLLQIKAVEEPSEEQQQIGGSD